GCCGTATTGGGCCGAGGTTTGGCCCGCCAGCCTGCTGGTTTGTGAAAAGTTGCAGCAGGAACAACACCGCATCCAGGGACGGATTTGCCTGGACGTTGGGTGCGGGTTGGGAATTTCCGCTCTGGTGGGATCCCGGCTTGGTGCCCGTGTCGTGGCGTTCGATTATGAACCCCGCGCCGTGCGGTTCGCCCATGCCAACGCCCGGTTGAACAACGTGCCGTCACCTCTTTGGACGATCATGGATTGGCGTTTCCCGGCGTTAGCCCGGCAAGCCTTTGATTTCATCTGGGGTGGGGACGTGCTCTATGAAAAACGCTTTTTCGAGCCGCTGGAGGCGCTGTTTGAACATTGTCTTACTCCCCGGGGAGAAATCTGGCTCGGTGAGCCGGAACGGACCGTATCCCGGCCTGTGTGGGATCGGCTGCGGCATCGGGGCTGGCAATGTGACATCGTGCTCAGGGAAAAGGTCGCCCTGGGCGGGCAGAATCAGACCGTACGCCTTTGGAGGGTGCGGCGCGGAGCCACAGCGGACGGCTTGGCTGTTTCTTCCGGTGCTACCGGAACGCGGCCGTGATGTGTGGAATGCAGAGGGAAGGGCAACTATTCCATGTGATGCCGGAAACCCGTTGCAACGGTTTATATTGACTGATTCGGAAACGGCAGCATGTTCGAAAGGAGAGACTGAGAATGGGAAAAACCATCCGATTCGGCGTATCGTTGGATTCCGATCTGCTTGAAAAATTTGATTCCCTGTGCCGGGAAAAAAGTTACCAAACCCGGTCCGAGGCCATTCGCGACCTGATCCGCAACACCCTGGTGCAGCGGGAGTGGGAGGAAGCCGAGGGCGAGGTGGCCGGAACACTGACCATGGTGTATGATCATCATCAAAGCGGTCTGGCCCAGCGGCTTACGGAAATTCAACACGAGGCGCACGACGTGGTCCTCTCTTCTCTTCATTGTCATCTGGATCATTACAACTGTCTGGAAGTGCTGGTATTGCGGGGTGATGCCGAGATTATTAA
The Paucidesulfovibrio gracilis DSM 16080 DNA segment above includes these coding regions:
- the nikR gene encoding nickel-responsive transcriptional regulator NikR; translated protein: MGKTIRFGVSLDSDLLEKFDSLCREKSYQTRSEAIRDLIRNTLVQREWEEAEGEVAGTLTMVYDHHQSGLAQRLTEIQHEAHDVVLSSLHCHLDHYNCLEVLVLRGDAEIIKHLGQRLISTKGVKHGNLNLTTTGKGLF
- a CDS encoding class I SAM-dependent methyltransferase, with protein sequence MEKRKEKVSHEGCGARAFLPGQEEQAQKEYLSQNVERLKVRAAGRDWLLERTGDMESLWAEMDQEAFGEDERLPYWAEVWPASLLVCEKLQQEQHRIQGRICLDVGCGLGISALVGSRLGARVVAFDYEPRAVRFAHANARLNNVPSPLWTIMDWRFPALARQAFDFIWGGDVLYEKRFFEPLEALFEHCLTPRGEIWLGEPERTVSRPVWDRLRHRGWQCDIVLREKVALGGQNQTVRLWRVRRGATADGLAVSSGATGTRP